TAAGCAGTGTATATACACATTTTTCCTAGTGTGGTTTCCACATGAGCTACAGGCCgaattgtaatatatttgtatgtGGATAATGGTAGATGGGAAATAAAATGGTTTGCTTCTGAACCACCGGAGTATGATTTTGCAGCTCTCAACTGCCAGCCAGTGGATTAATTAGTTTAGCCGTCACACTACTCATTCTCATTGGCAGTCACCTTTGCAACGGGAATACCAAGAGCTTATTTGATCTGAGCGATTAGATATTATAATGTTCCCTGAAACAGACTGCTGTGTAAGGTGTAGGCTATATGATCCTAATACTTGACATGGAAATTTCAAACGCTCATTTTTATTCCTGATTTCTTATAACATTAATAAATGgcaaattaatttgaagagaTGTGCCAAATATTTTCTGAAGAAGTGAAGGATCTAACTCTCTCACAGTCTATGAAATACGGCGTATCTCATCCAGAGATTTTGATCTGCATAAAGAAAGTAATAGCATCTAGTTTTTTTGGCAGCATTtgcatattatttgaataacattATGGAACTTGTTAAAATGCTTGTTAGTCGACTTGTTACAATCTTGTTGCAACAGTGTAAGAGTGCATTTTTTACAGCGTTTAAAGTTTCAAGTTTTGCAAAAGTTAATAATATATGGATAACTAATTCGATATTAATAAtgttacattttaaaaatggtATGCTTATATTAGCCTACATATAATATGTAAAACATTTTTGAAGGTACTAAAAAGAACTTCGTGTATCTTATTGCATCAACTCAACTAGAGTCATCATCCATGGCTTTCAAGGCGGTCGAAACTTCTCTCCCAGCACTGATTTGAGAGATGGTGAgttcatttataaaatattttaatagtgcTCAAGCtaagatatttattgaaaaacgttTTAGAAAAATTACATATGATAATCTTTcgcaaatagaatattatttactaAATATTGAATTACTGCTCCTAGAAATTGATAATTACTTCAAAGAAATAGTGTTGCTTCTATAGAATGTCCTTTTCATATAAAAATCAATAGATTCCTCTTGCCTTTTTTCCATTTCCAATTGAGTCATATGCAAGTTCATCTGAATCATGTAGGAATTGTGGAGAGTAATCCAAGATAAGTTACACGGAagtgaaagtaataaattaatcTTATACTTGTTTGGGATTGGAATCTAGTGCACGTGTCTTTGCTATCAAGCTAGTACCATTCTAATTGGTCAAACATCCAGAAAGTACGCAGTTAGCATCTAATAGTAcgtaataatttttcatgtgTAATATAATACCCATACTTGATAGAAAGTTATTACCTTGAAGTCGAGATTTTAGAATGGAGCtccaattttaaaatgaaataataataatacagtattctGATACATCACCCCTTAATTATCTTTtacatttattgattatattcattttttatttcatgtaaAAGGTACAAGCAAGTACACTAGACATTGTTGTCATTTTTTATAGTTCACCTAGACAATgatttccataataattgaTAGGTTTGTGGCTTTGTTATGTTGGGCAGCATACTTTGAGCGAGGCGACTACAACATAATAATAGTGGACTACTCGACACTGGTACGCATCCCCTGCCTCAACCAGATCGAGTGGTCGCCGCGCTTCTGCGCACAGTGCATTGCGCAGATGATCGAGTACCTCAACGAGCATCCACGAGGGGTGCCGCCGGACAAGCTGCACCTCATGGGCTACAGCATTGGGGCGCACATTGCCGGCCTCACCGCCAACTTTGTCGTCAACGGAAAGCTCGGCCGCATCACTGGTCAGATCTCAACTAAATATGCAACTAtggatttcaaattcaaatctcttcatttattcattcaacaccatttatttattcatacaacatCAATTTTAcaggaaaaatagaaaaacagatacaagcaaaaaagtataaataatatacaatatttgaatatcaaataatataaataatacaagcatAAAATACACGAAAACACAGTTaacatataatattaaattataagaaGCAAATTAATGATAACTTATCTTGATCTTGCTAAAGCGTTTGATTCTGTTGATAGGGAGAAGCTATTGTTCAAACTTGAAATGGTTGGGATCAAGCAGACTGCTCTACAATGGTTTAAGAGCTTCTTACAGAACAGGACACAATATGTCCAGATCAATGACAGTGGAAGTGGTTTGGAAATGGTTGATTACGGCGTTGTGCAGGGAAGTACCCTTGGGCCAATTCTCTTCCTAATCTATATTAACAATCTCCCATTGCTTGACATTAATAGTAAAATCTttctatttgctgatgatacagctgtAGTATCATCAGGAAAACAGTGGGACGATGTATTCAAAAATGCTACTTCTGATTTGGCCAGAATAAAGAGCTGGTTCGACCATAACTCCTTAACCGTTAATATAGATAAGACCAAATACATGCCCATCACAACCCGTAACCAGCAAGATCCAGAGCCAAGAGACTTAATACTTCATTCGTGCAGGGATCCAACATCAACTGTCTGTAATTGCTCAAAACTAGAAAGAGTAAATAAGTATAAGTACTTAGGTATTATAGTTGATAGTGGTTTGAGTTGGGGTCCGCATATCCAGTTTGTGAAGCAGAGACTTAGAAGTTTATTGTATGCATTCTCCCAGCTAGGCCATGTTTTGAGTGAGGCACACTGTAGGACTGTATACTTCGCTTACGTCCAGTCAATCATCCAGTATGGCATTCTTGTCTGGGGGGGTCTGCACGCTACTCTCTTGGAGCCGCTTGCGGTGTCGCaaagacaaataattaaaacagttttgaaaaaggaACAGCACTACCCaacaattgaattatttacTGAATTTCCTGTTTTAAATATTAGACAACTTTACATAAAATCTCTACTGctctttctaaaaaaaaatagatataacATTCTCCCCTAAATTCCTCACACCTACCCCACACGATTTAGAGTCAACCATGGATTTGCGACGCCGCGGGTGGCTCATGGACTGGAGTTGAGAACCCCtttctatctttctcaactTCTGTACAGGAATCTGCCGGCTGAGATGAATCAGTATGGAGGTATGCAGTGTGCCAGCATTCAAGCGTATGGTGGAGGGGTGGCTATACCGCCTTGGCACAGAAATGTCTGAAAGCCTGCTTCGGTCTATGTACTGGCATTAATCTATTATCCTCTACGATGCTTGGAATTCACCCAGATATTTCCATTTCTCTTATTCAAATCccttcatatatatttttttcaattccaaaatCTTACCTGAGGCTCCGCTTGTCTCTGCTCTATCATGTtctatcattttttaatttttttttccttatctatttttatttattttttttttactagCATTCCTTTTAAATGTTTCCATtaacttttcaaattacttcTATTCATATTtaagtaaatataatttctttgtaGTTAGTTATCtaactcattcattatttataaaccgaatattaatatttattttttctcctcacaatttaatttattactttatttaACTTAGCAGCCTGATATATTTCAGGCTACCCAGAACTCACCCCTACCCAcagacgaatagtcttgtaggggtattcctgtatctatgtaaagtgtgtTTAATTTCCTGTAATTATATTTTCGAGGAATAAAgctaatttgatttgatttgatttgatttgatttgatttgatttgaacaaaAGATATTatatcaaaagaaaaaaaaaagaaagagcAAACTGCACCAAAATGGGAGCAAACAGCAAGAAAAGGAGCACTAAAATCACACATATTGAGCAACCAAATCAATTTATGAGCTTGTGATTGTTCACTCGTTTACaagaattcattattttttaaacaTCAGTCAGTAAGCCTAACGGCGAACGCAGCAACGGAGGAAAAATCAaacgtctgcatgcagacgtgAGACGTGAGCAGATATACGCAGACAGACTGTACCTGTTGCAACATTCAATAACCTGCCTGGGGAGGGATTTTCCATTCTTGTGTTGCTGTGTGCATTGGCCTTATGGATGAGAACATGCATATCATTCTTCAATAAAAATCTatgtgattttattttattcttcagaTCAACTTGAAGAGTatgtaatagaatattattgaatgctCCTCTCATAAGCACCTTTCTGTGAGAGAGTAGAAATCTCCAATATTTAggtaataaattgattatttagtGGAAAATTTACCATTTCCTTCAAAGTTATAGTTGTAGCAAAGTATGTTGTCCAACACAACTAGATAGGAAATTCAAGCAATTGGATATCTTAATATAACTTACTTTCCGTtactatttcatttcattttacacATGATCGTTCATTTCACTTCACACATTACAATGAACTATTCACTTCAGTCTGACTGAAGACTACATAAACGTTTTGGaggttttcaatattatactcTATTAACAAATTGTAGTAATAAGTTCCAGATGAAGTTACAATATTTGTTTACTTTCATTAACGGTATTGTGTCCTGAGAGCTCAAAACGTTATCAAAAACAAATACGGTAATTTTATTGAGGTGTTTTATTCTAGCTACAGTTCACTGCTGAGTTATTTTCTCAGCTCATCATAACACACCTACTATACGTGTTTCTTTCCTGAAAGCTTATCCAAATCTCTTATTCGTGGAATTTTTTCACATTCAGATGTAATATTTCTAGTAGTATTGTAACCGTTATCcttttaatttaaattcatttacCTACAAAGTTTTTTCAGTTGTCAACCTTATTAGTGGATTGGAGTTGACAACaccaattaatataaattgaaattgaaataatttttactgccgtattcaaaaatatacatgacataatacatacaatatgatattttatactATGATAAATAGgataatcaaaaataattatacaggcACTACCAGAAAAGCGTAAAGCTTGAGCTTTGTATATTTAATCTTATAAACTTAATTGAATATAAACTCTTTAATAACACTgacaattattttgttttgtgcAAAGCGTTTTCTCATTTGTCACGAGTAAATTATTTCTgtactcattattattattattgttgttgattataaagtaaattatttctgaacaattattattacagtaaAAACTTGAACTGTAATTGTGTTCAGGCCTGGACCCGACAATAATCTTCTACATGGGGAACAACGCGACGCGGGACCTGGACCCGAATGACGCTCACTTTGTTGACGTGATCCACACGGGCGCCGGGGTGCTCGGCCAGTGGGGACCCAACGGCCATGCCGACTTCTATGTCAACGGCGGCACCAGTCAACCCGGCTGTCTCTCCACCTCTATTATCAGTGAGATCTCCATCATCTACCAACAAAATTTagataaatgaaaatagaagaatactatgatagagaaaagatacGGTAGCACAAGAATAATTCCATGGTATGGGACgattatgtttcaattttcaatgttaactcaagctgatagtctaGTTGTTGTGTTTCAtgaagctggtagtctctcttactgtgccgttcttacactcacaccaggccaaaacagtaataataatggaCAGTAGTCatcagtaatcggtttgagttaacaagaaataTCGTCTgagaatttggaacataatcgACCTATAACATGAAATGTCTTCTTTATGCTATCtattctctatggtactatagagagattcacgttataaatttttgtgataataAAAATGAGTATAAATATAACCTCATTTAGCGAAAAAATAGTTGAGGTATTTTTATCCCTCtagaattttttatattttctatcatagcttgaaaagaaagaagaagttaTCTTAAGCTATCTTTTTTCCATGATATCAACTTTCGAAATTAGGAAGAGAAGGAGTTTTGGGTTTGTCCTGTTGATTCTATCTATCCaatcaatgattttattttgtgtaaattaattgtaataaatagaatGTTAGCATCTGTCAAAggttggtttgctatccttattTCACATTGCTCTACCTTTTTCCAACACCAAACCGTTTTGAATAGTTTATGGGCTATGAGGAGTAAAGTGAAGCACACTTTATGAAGTGTATGTAAGTGTGTTATATgaagaatatttaatctcaataattatgaaaataaattattggaacATTAGGAGATATAATTTTTCTTggtaaatatataatatatttgaggtataattaataattattaataagaaTGAACTAATTATATTACACCAGATACCAGGATGACTTGACGAATCACAGGTTCTACTGTAGAAGGCGGTGGGTTAATTACACAGCAGCTAAAGCAGCTCAATATTATTAGTTTCTATTTATAAATTGGAAAGTTATTggctatatattataattatcaatgtgATTATAAGTTTATTAATTTCATCAACACTCTTGTTGATTGATTTAATTATCCTGGATGCATTTCACTTTTCTATATTTTCAGCATGAACAACTTTTGCGtatttttctgtatttttaaataCAGCGTCTCAATTTATGTTTCTAGGAACGCTGTCTTGTGATCACACAAAAGTGACGCCCTATTTTATCGAGTCAATCAATAGCAAAAAAGGATTCTGGGCGGTATCGTGCGCCAATCGAGTTCTCTACAATTTGGGCCTTTGCACGGGTCCTGATGCCAAGTATTACCTCATGGGAGAGGACGCTTCTCCTAAGTAAGTAGACCTACTAACTCTTtggttgttttgttttttattagtGGGAACAATTTTTTAATGAGaaaacaaatatttaataaaatattaaaattattatttgatgatattaataataagcgaattatttattaatataacaaAAGCTGGTCTCAGTAGttgttataaaattatcaatctcGAGTGAACTCAaaaacataatctaaaaaaatatcACCTTCTTTATTGCTCATAAAGACTGCAAAGTCTGCAAAGTACAGTagcctatataatataatattatacatttattaaatctacaatataatataggctctactgtacttgaaaaaaagtttcattcatttgaaatacggtacggtattcatttttaaacaTCTTTTTTTGTCATTTAAGATTACATTAGTTATGTGTATTTGTTGCAGATTGAGAGGAATATTCTATTTAAGTACAAATGCTAACAAACCTTACGCACAAGGCCATCCAAGAAGCAGGCCCAGGAGAAATAGAAGACCCAGCAATGCtactacctcctcctcctccaacacaGTCAGCAGTAGCAGTAACCAGCTCAACAGACTGCAGCAATTTAGAACAACTGCTCATAGGAACAACAACAATCTAAGCAATAGAAATCAAAATTCGAACACTAGAAATCAAAGTTCAAACAATAGAAATCAAAGTTCAAACAAAAGAAACACAAACAATAATAGGCCTCAACGTAACAGCAATAGAAATAGGACTAGAAATAATAAGAGGCCAAATCAATAGACTGCAAAAATGTGATGCAAACTTTATTCTTGCTACCAGATCATATTTTGTGGATTATAGTTACTTAAGAATACAACAAATTTttgtgcaatatatttttatagttaaaattattattcacctCTCATGctattatagaattattaagcATTAAAATTGTGAATAGTTAatcttaataattaatatttgatcCATAATCTTTGTGATTATGATGCTGATTTGTGACATAGAGGCGACCGTAACAGTATGTTCAGTGTAATCCATATCAATAGTGCCTTCAAAAGAACACCTTGAGTGTTGCCAGTGTCACCGAAAGCTAAATTActcgaataaaattgaattttcttcacAAAATCGGAACTTTTTTCACATATAGACTTAATAGAATAGTTCTGTTATAGGAATATTCAGTATAAACTGAAAGCTAAAATATATCAGCAACTAGATAGCAAAATAAAATAGGAGTAGTAGGCCTACCTTTAGgctataataaaaaaatatacttcTATTAACTTTTTCGTTAAGGCTACTCTTAattatgaacaaataaataagaatctgagtaccttttttaaattcttaatttaaataaaaaattttaaaaagggtacttggatttttattttttactagCAGATAACCCTTGCTTCGCAAGAGTCTAATTAAAAtcctgacaaactgaaaactctaTGTACcgtgatgaaatcttgaagaattgagaataggcctgcaatcatcctcagtaaattaagaatttacTGAGAATTCAAAAagaatctcttttctgtatagggctacttgaaatataaatagaaagaaaaataaaaaatctcagtaccctttttgatgccattttcaagtgatatgaagtaaaaatttttattaaatacattttcaagtgatacgAAGTAAAAACTTTTActccatatcacttgaaaataacatcaatgttgaaacatgttgtgattaaataattcaaagagTACTGAGTactgagaatttttatttttctcctatttaaattaagaatatatttatgcaaaatttcaagttaataatttcagtagttcaaacgtgatgatgcgtgaTGATTTTTGAATTTCCTATTCCCTACATGtacaagccgattctttcctttattataataattgtatcatAGATTTCTTGATACTTGTAATTGTAGAGTACCTTATAGTATTAATAAGTTACATTTCACCTTAGCATTACACCCAATCTATTTCAATGTCCAATAGATTGATATCAGTAAGTTAAAAGGTGCAATATAAAAACTACTTCCTATGAGAAtcagtattaaaaaaaaactccagCTCGTTTGATTTTTTGGCGGCATATTGAGATATTGTTGTAGCTACCATCTACCGGCGAACGGTAGAACTTGAAGGATTGAGAAATCAACGATTTTGAAAACGTCATTATTTGCTATCTATTTATTATACACTTGTTTCTCATCAAATTCTATGTATCTATTTTTGT
The genomic region above belongs to Nilaparvata lugens isolate BPH chromosome 5, ASM1435652v1, whole genome shotgun sequence and contains:
- the LOC111048301 gene encoding phospholipase A1 1; its protein translation is MAARIAHSGKVCFFIHLLGICCLLTGQIVKCQNHNEIDAPAQKAVPALPQTQDDNELNSVTGVRDLFNTSSCVDPPLKCPHYRIQFYLYTRYKTNYHYFINQLHYFYEIRRISSRDFDLHKEKLRVSYCINSTRVIIHGFQGGRNFSPSTDLRDAYFERGDYNIIIVDYSTLVRIPCLNQIEWSPRFCAQCIAQMIEYLNEHPRGVPPDKLHLMGYSIGAHIAGLTANFVVNGKLGRITGLDPTIIFYMGNNATRDLDPNDAHFVDVIHTGAGVLGQWGPNGHADFYVNGGTSQPGCLSTSIIRTLSCDHTKVTPYFIESINSKKGFWAVSCANRVLYNLGLCTGPDAKYYLMGEDASPKLRGIFYLSTNANKPYAQGHPRSRPRRNRRPSNATTSSSSNTVSSSSNQLNRLQQFRTTAHRNNNNLSNRNQNSNTRNQSSNNRNQSSNKRNTNNNRPQRNSNRNRTRNNKRPNQ